The following are from one region of the Hydrogenimonas sp. SS33 genome:
- a CDS encoding PelD GGDEF domain-containing protein: MGLFFNRKKSGRYAEALILTLLYIGAGFYFNSQDPCWIKSDLPILTILLAIITLFHGLGPGIVSLLTIGLVMKEAYAQFEVETFLSQFVLVLIYGEFHYYWQKVIGAQNYELQYLNRKFDEMVKAFYALKISHDQLEKMYVTKPTSLRSSLEIIRREKKEEALSKFMLLLQKSYAVQRAVLAELEKNVLHPLASAGDVVADYEDPLVQKAIEKKMPVYIAEDPHTESAYIAVIPVMDEEETKWLLAIEEIPFLSYNKDTLTTIAILVQYLYYELQRTEIIERVASRFRLLNEAFVYELHRLTELERRYRVESTLLVFKTRDPLLFHLLKQKVERTLRSLEVMTEYSDEGVHCLAVLFPLVDDSAVEGYVSRIKKILANENLEGLDYATFGLAQRKLYLRYMGIENG; encoded by the coding sequence ATGGGACTCTTCTTCAACCGTAAAAAAAGCGGCAGGTATGCCGAAGCCCTGATACTGACGCTGCTCTATATCGGTGCCGGATTCTATTTCAATTCCCAGGATCCCTGCTGGATCAAGAGTGATCTGCCCATCCTGACGATTCTGCTTGCCATTATCACGCTTTTTCATGGACTTGGACCGGGTATTGTCTCACTGCTGACGATCGGTCTGGTCATGAAAGAGGCCTATGCGCAATTCGAAGTGGAAACCTTCCTCTCTCAGTTCGTATTGGTACTTATCTACGGTGAATTTCACTATTATTGGCAGAAAGTGATCGGAGCGCAGAACTACGAACTCCAATATCTCAACAGAAAATTCGACGAGATGGTGAAGGCTTTCTATGCCCTCAAGATTTCCCATGACCAACTCGAAAAGATGTATGTGACCAAGCCGACGAGCCTGAGGAGTTCCCTGGAGATCATCCGACGCGAGAAGAAGGAGGAAGCGCTTTCCAAATTCATGCTTCTCTTGCAAAAGTCCTATGCGGTTCAAAGAGCCGTGTTGGCTGAACTGGAGAAAAACGTCCTCCATCCACTCGCATCGGCCGGCGATGTGGTAGCCGATTACGAAGATCCGCTTGTGCAAAAGGCGATCGAAAAGAAAATGCCGGTCTACATTGCCGAGGATCCGCATACCGAAAGTGCCTATATCGCCGTGATTCCCGTGATGGATGAGGAGGAGACGAAATGGCTTCTGGCCATCGAAGAGATCCCTTTTCTATCCTACAACAAAGATACCCTCACGACCATCGCCATATTGGTCCAATATCTCTATTATGAACTGCAGCGTACGGAAATCATCGAACGTGTCGCTTCTCGATTCCGTCTGTTAAACGAGGCGTTTGTCTACGAACTCCACAGACTTACGGAACTGGAACGGCGTTACCGTGTCGAATCGACGCTGCTGGTATTCAAAACCCGGGATCCACTTCTCTTTCATCTGTTGAAACAGAAAGTCGAACGGACACTCAGATCTTTGGAAGTGATGACCGAATACAGTGACGAGGGTGTGCACTGTCTCGCCGTGCTGTTTCCGCTCGTCGACGATTCTGCCGTGGAGGGGTACGTCTCCAGAATCAAGAAGATACTCGCCAACGAAAATCTGGAAGGGCTCGACTATGCCACCTTCGGATTGGCGCAGCGAAAACTCTACCTTCGGTATATGGGCATCGAAAATGGGTGA
- a CDS encoding homoserine O-acetyltransferase, which produces MKIETKTEHFSNPLYLESGRILEPYDLVYETYGELDEERSNAILVTHALSGSHHAAGRYEGDRKPGWWDGLIGDGKAIDTRRFFVICINVIGSCYGSTGPMSQMYPSEERYRLRFPVVTVKDMVKAQRILLDRLGIDRLHAIVGGSMGGMQALRFAVEYPGLAKHTIAMAATHATRPWAIAFNKVVQEAIVKDPRFKNGNYDPEDFREEGFTGLAVGRMAGHISYLSPESMDRKFGRAYVETDGLFELFGKFQVERYLEYNGYGFSKWFDPLSYLYITKAINIFDISRGYDTLADALKRVRTDLHLIAFKRDLLFMPHEMKEIETVMCAQGQEGLVSYYEVDSDYGHDAFLVELEKFSDYVADVIGKR; this is translated from the coding sequence TTGAAGATCGAAACGAAAACCGAGCACTTCAGCAATCCGCTCTACCTCGAAAGCGGCCGGATTCTGGAACCCTACGACCTGGTCTACGAAACCTACGGAGAGCTCGACGAAGAGAGAAGCAACGCCATTCTCGTCACCCATGCCCTCAGCGGCAGCCACCATGCCGCGGGACGGTACGAAGGCGACCGGAAGCCTGGCTGGTGGGACGGCCTCATAGGCGACGGCAAGGCGATCGACACGCGGCGTTTTTTCGTCATCTGCATCAATGTCATCGGCAGCTGTTACGGCTCTACGGGGCCGATGTCGCAGATGTACCCCTCCGAGGAGCGCTACCGCCTCCGATTCCCCGTCGTCACCGTCAAGGATATGGTCAAGGCGCAGCGGATTTTGCTGGACCGGCTGGGCATCGACCGGCTCCATGCGATCGTCGGCGGTTCCATGGGCGGGATGCAGGCGCTGCGTTTTGCGGTGGAGTATCCGGGGCTGGCGAAACACACCATCGCCATGGCCGCTACCCACGCCACCCGCCCCTGGGCCATCGCTTTCAACAAGGTGGTGCAGGAGGCGATCGTCAAGGACCCGCGTTTCAAAAACGGCAACTACGACCCGGAGGATTTCAGGGAAGAGGGGTTCACGGGCCTGGCCGTGGGGCGCATGGCGGGACACATCAGCTATCTGAGCCCGGAATCGATGGACCGCAAATTCGGCCGGGCCTACGTGGAGACCGACGGCCTCTTCGAACTCTTCGGAAAGTTCCAGGTGGAGCGCTACCTGGAGTACAACGGCTACGGTTTCAGCAAATGGTTCGACCCTCTCAGCTACCTCTACATCACCAAAGCGATCAACATTTTCGACATCTCCAGGGGGTACGATACCCTGGCGGACGCGCTGAAACGGGTGCGGACCGACCTGCATCTCATCGCCTTCAAGCGGGACCTTCTTTTCATGCCCCATGAGATGAAGGAGATCGAAACCGTCATGTGCGCCCAGGGGCAGGAGGGGCTCGTAAGCTACTACGAAGTCGACAGCGACTACGGGCACGACGCTTTTTTGGTGGAGCTGGAGAAGTTTTCCGATTACGTCGCCGACGTTATTGGCAAACGGTGA
- the guaB gene encoding IMP dehydrogenase, translating to MRIRKRALTFEDVLLVPKHSTVLPKEVDISTQLTKNIRLNIPIVSAAMDTVTEHRAAIAMARLGGIGIIHKNMDTPTQVKEIKKVKKSESGIIIDPVFIGPEQKIGEAEKIMRDYRISGVPVVDAHMKLLGILTNRDMRFETDMDKLVKEVMTPMPLVTAQKGISLDEAADIMHKNKIEKLPLVDDEGHLTGLVTIKDIKKRKEYPNACKDDFGRLRVGAAIGVGQIERARALAEAGADVLVLDSAHGHSQGIIDTLKALKAELDVDVIAGNIATSEAAEDLIKAGADAVKVGIGPGSICTTRIVAGVGVPQISAIDECAQVGHKYGVPVIADGGIKYSGDVAKALAVGASCIMAGSILAGTEESPGETIMYQGRQYKSYRGMGSIGAMTKGSTDRYFQEGTAADKLVPEGIEGRVPYRGRIADVIHQLTGGLRSSMGYCGSKDIPTFWERAEFVEITSAGLKESHVHDVMITKEAPNYHI from the coding sequence ATGAGAATTAGAAAACGCGCCCTGACATTCGAAGATGTCCTGCTGGTCCCCAAACACTCTACCGTCCTGCCCAAAGAGGTGGATATCTCTACGCAGCTGACCAAAAATATCCGGCTCAACATTCCCATCGTCTCCGCGGCGATGGATACGGTGACCGAGCACAGAGCCGCCATCGCCATGGCGCGGCTGGGGGGCATCGGCATCATCCACAAGAACATGGATACGCCGACCCAGGTCAAGGAGATCAAAAAAGTCAAAAAGAGCGAGTCGGGCATCATCATCGACCCCGTCTTCATCGGTCCCGAGCAGAAGATCGGGGAAGCGGAGAAGATCATGCGCGACTACCGTATCTCCGGCGTGCCGGTAGTGGATGCGCATATGAAGCTGCTGGGGATTCTGACCAACCGTGACATGCGCTTCGAGACCGACATGGACAAACTGGTCAAGGAGGTGATGACCCCGATGCCGCTGGTGACGGCGCAAAAGGGGATCAGCCTCGACGAAGCGGCGGACATCATGCACAAGAACAAGATCGAAAAGCTTCCGCTGGTGGATGACGAGGGGCATCTGACGGGGCTCGTGACGATCAAGGATATCAAGAAGCGCAAAGAGTATCCCAACGCCTGCAAGGACGACTTCGGACGGCTGCGCGTGGGCGCGGCTATCGGGGTGGGACAGATCGAGCGCGCCAGGGCATTGGCGGAAGCGGGGGCGGATGTGCTGGTGCTCGACTCCGCCCACGGCCACTCCCAGGGGATCATCGACACCCTCAAAGCCCTCAAGGCGGAGCTGGATGTAGATGTGATCGCCGGAAACATCGCCACCTCCGAAGCGGCGGAAGACCTGATCAAAGCGGGGGCGGACGCGGTGAAAGTGGGCATCGGGCCCGGCTCCATCTGTACGACCCGCATCGTCGCCGGTGTCGGTGTACCGCAGATCAGCGCCATCGACGAGTGCGCCCAGGTAGGCCATAAATACGGCGTGCCGGTCATCGCCGACGGGGGCATCAAGTACAGCGGCGACGTGGCCAAGGCCCTGGCGGTGGGCGCCAGCTGCATCATGGCCGGCTCCATCCTGGCCGGCACCGAAGAGAGCCCGGGCGAGACCATCATGTACCAGGGGCGCCAGTACAAGAGCTACCGGGGCATGGGCAGCATCGGCGCCATGACCAAGGGAAGCACCGACCGCTACTTCCAGGAAGGGACCGCCGCGGACAAACTGGTTCCCGAAGGGATTGAAGGGCGCGTTCCCTACCGCGGCCGTATCGCCGATGTGATCCATCAGCTCACCGGAGGCCTCCGCTCTTCGATGGGCTATTGCGGCAGCAAAGACATCCCGACCTTCTGGGAAAGAGCGGAGTTTGTGGAGATCACCTCCGCGGGGCTCAAAGAGAGCCATGTCCACGACGTCATGATCACCAAAGAGGCACCCAATTATCACATTTGA
- the ileS gene encoding isoleucine--tRNA ligase: MDYKSTLNLPKTDFPMRGNLPTNEPKRYAKWFEEGAYERMKKNREGAELFTLHDGPPYANGKIHIGHALNKILKDIIVKDNYFQGRAVRFTPGWDCHGLPIEQQVEKKLGKAKKEQLPKTKIRQLCREHAAKFVEVQKEGFKSLGVIADWEHPYITMDYRFEANIYRTLCQVAQKGLLVERNKPVYWSWAERTALAEAEVEYEEKEDYSIYVAFELGDKAKEQLGHPGAAAIVIWTTTPWTLPANVGISLNPHEMYVLTRDGYIVAEKLFDDLTESGVVEGPVEMRIPAADLEGMVAINPLNGRPSRVVLGEHVVMENGTGAVHTAPGHGEDDYRVGLVNNLEVVMPVDEEGRYDETVVRLQLLPEPEKFVGMHIFDANEEIIRLLGKSLLKAEKFSHSYPHCWRSHTPLIFRATKQWFISVDGTPKGAEKSLRQIALEEIEKTGFYPEWGRNRLRSMVEGRPDWCISRQRDWGVPIAFFRHKKTGEVILDEKVLNFVAMIFEMKGCDAWYDMSVEELLYPGSGYNPEELEKVMDILDVWFDSGSTWYAVLKSRNYDAGRFPADLYLEGSDQHRGWFQSSLLLSSAIEHRAPYEAILTHGFTVDEKGEKMSKSKGNVVAPDEVAKKYGSEILRLWVAMSEYKSDLKISDAILKQVAENYRKIRNTFRFLLANVNDLETLIPSDELGELDRWIVAKAGDVFAQIRRDFDAYDFSKGFHRLGNFLTNELSGIYLDITKDRLYCDEKEAPTRRSSQTAMAMIARAMLPLVAPVLTYTADELLEYAPAVIRQDAKDVFDLVAEPLPAVETAMDEAYMTAAREAFFEIVDRLKKEGAIKQTLELALVTESEKLGVLSPKDAEDWFVVSEIAAESNQQPLGEFEVEGDTFVITGASGHKCPRCWRFTAPEEDALCERCAKVLNV, from the coding sequence ATGGACTACAAGTCGACACTCAATCTTCCCAAAACCGATTTCCCGATGCGGGGGAATCTCCCGACCAACGAACCCAAACGCTACGCGAAATGGTTCGAGGAGGGCGCCTACGAGAGGATGAAGAAGAACCGGGAGGGAGCGGAGCTTTTTACTCTGCACGACGGGCCTCCCTACGCCAACGGCAAAATCCACATCGGCCACGCGCTGAACAAGATTCTCAAAGATATCATCGTCAAGGACAACTACTTTCAGGGCAGGGCGGTCCGTTTCACGCCCGGCTGGGACTGCCACGGCCTTCCCATCGAGCAGCAGGTGGAGAAGAAGCTCGGCAAGGCCAAGAAGGAGCAGCTTCCCAAAACGAAGATCCGCCAACTCTGCCGGGAGCACGCGGCGAAATTCGTCGAAGTGCAGAAAGAGGGGTTCAAGTCGCTGGGCGTCATCGCCGACTGGGAACACCCCTACATCACGATGGACTACCGCTTCGAAGCCAACATCTACCGCACCCTCTGCCAGGTGGCGCAAAAAGGGCTTCTCGTCGAACGCAACAAGCCGGTCTACTGGAGCTGGGCGGAGCGTACGGCCCTGGCGGAAGCGGAGGTGGAGTACGAAGAGAAGGAGGACTACTCCATCTATGTCGCTTTCGAACTGGGGGACAAGGCGAAGGAGCAGCTGGGGCACCCCGGCGCGGCGGCCATCGTCATCTGGACGACGACGCCCTGGACCCTCCCGGCGAATGTCGGCATCAGCCTCAATCCCCACGAAATGTATGTCCTGACCCGTGACGGCTACATCGTGGCGGAGAAACTCTTCGACGACCTGACAGAAAGCGGCGTCGTCGAGGGGCCGGTGGAGATGCGTATCCCCGCCGCGGACCTGGAGGGGATGGTGGCCATCAACCCCCTCAACGGCCGCCCTTCGCGGGTGGTGCTGGGGGAGCATGTCGTCATGGAGAACGGCACCGGCGCAGTCCATACGGCGCCCGGCCACGGGGAGGATGATTACCGCGTGGGGTTGGTGAACAACCTGGAGGTGGTGATGCCCGTGGACGAAGAGGGGCGCTACGACGAGACGGTGGTGCGCCTTCAACTGCTCCCCGAGCCCGAAAAGTTCGTCGGGATGCACATTTTCGACGCCAACGAAGAGATCATCCGGCTGCTGGGCAAATCGCTGCTCAAAGCCGAGAAGTTCAGCCACAGCTACCCCCACTGCTGGCGCAGCCACACCCCGCTGATCTTCAGAGCCACCAAGCAGTGGTTCATCAGTGTCGACGGTACGCCGAAGGGAGCGGAGAAGAGCCTGCGGCAGATCGCCCTGGAAGAGATCGAAAAGACCGGTTTCTACCCCGAATGGGGGCGCAACCGCCTCCGCTCCATGGTGGAGGGGCGGCCCGACTGGTGTATCAGCCGCCAGCGGGACTGGGGCGTTCCCATCGCTTTCTTCCGACACAAGAAGACGGGCGAGGTGATTCTGGATGAAAAGGTGCTCAACTTCGTGGCGATGATCTTCGAGATGAAGGGGTGCGACGCCTGGTACGACATGAGTGTCGAAGAGCTGCTCTATCCCGGCAGCGGGTACAACCCCGAGGAACTCGAAAAGGTGATGGACATTCTCGACGTCTGGTTCGACAGCGGGTCGACGTGGTATGCGGTCCTCAAGTCCCGCAACTACGACGCCGGGCGTTTCCCCGCCGACTTGTACCTGGAGGGAAGCGACCAGCACCGGGGGTGGTTCCAGAGCTCTTTGCTGCTCAGCAGTGCCATCGAACACCGCGCCCCCTACGAAGCGATCCTCACCCACGGCTTCACGGTCGACGAGAAGGGCGAGAAGATGTCCAAATCGAAAGGCAATGTCGTCGCGCCCGACGAGGTGGCCAAGAAGTACGGCAGCGAGATTCTCCGTCTCTGGGTGGCCATGAGCGAATACAAGAGCGACCTGAAGATCAGCGACGCCATTTTGAAACAGGTGGCGGAAAACTACCGGAAGATCCGCAACACCTTCCGCTTCCTGCTGGCCAACGTCAACGACCTGGAAACGTTGATACCCTCGGATGAACTGGGAGAGCTGGATCGGTGGATCGTCGCCAAAGCGGGCGACGTTTTTGCCCAGATCCGCAGGGATTTTGACGCCTACGACTTCTCCAAAGGGTTCCACCGCCTGGGGAATTTCCTGACAAACGAACTGAGCGGCATCTATCTCGATATCACCAAAGACCGCCTCTACTGCGATGAGAAAGAGGCGCCCACCCGCCGAAGCAGCCAGACGGCCATGGCGATGATCGCTAGGGCCATGCTGCCCCTGGTGGCGCCGGTGCTGACCTACACGGCCGACGAACTTCTGGAGTACGCCCCCGCCGTCATCCGGCAGGATGCGAAGGATGTTTTCGACCTGGTCGCCGAACCGCTCCCGGCGGTGGAGACGGCGATGGATGAAGCCTACATGACTGCCGCGAGGGAAGCCTTCTTCGAAATTGTCGACCGGTTGAAAAAAGAGGGGGCGATCAAGCAGACGCTGGAACTTGCCCTGGTGACCGAAAGCGAAAAGCTGGGCGTTTTGAGCCCCAAAGATGCCGAAGACTGGTTTGTCGTCAGCGAAATTGCCGCCGAGAGCAACCAACAACCTCTGGGAGAGTTCGAAGTGGAAGGTGACACCTTCGTCATCACCGGGGCTTCCGGCCACAAGTGCCCGAGGTGTTGGCGCTTCACCGCGCCTGAAGAGGATGCGCTGTGCGAACGCTGCGCGAAGGTGCTCAATGTTTGA
- a CDS encoding O-acetylhomoserine aminocarboxypropyltransferase/cysteine synthase family protein: MKQQTEALHAGYEKDSQGTMAVPIYQTTAYEFRDVEHAANLFALRELGNIYTRLNNPTTDVFEKRFAALEEGEAALATSSGMAAIFYAIANAAEAGDNIVCASQLYGGTLTQAAHTLKRFGIEARFFDVHTPDAVEKLVDEKTKVIFFETLTNPSIDVADIDAIVAIADRHGIVTVVDNTVATPILCQPLKHGVDVVVHSASKYTTGQGLAIGGILVERKGLRDKLKANPRYPQFNEPDESYHGLVYLDVPLPPYTLRARLSLLRDLGAVVSPFNSWLFIQGIETLPIRMPVHSGNAQKVAEFLAGHPRVVKVNYPGLPNDPNHAMAMKYFKDGMCSGLLSFEVADFETARQVVDRTTIFSLVVNIGDSKSIITHPASTTHQQLSDEEMEACGVKPGLIRLSIGLEDADDLIADLKQALEG, from the coding sequence ATGAAACAGCAAACCGAAGCGCTGCATGCGGGCTATGAAAAGGATAGCCAGGGAACGATGGCGGTGCCCATCTATCAGACGACGGCGTATGAGTTTCGCGATGTGGAGCATGCGGCCAATCTCTTCGCGCTCAGGGAGTTGGGCAACATCTACACCCGTTTGAACAATCCCACGACCGATGTCTTCGAGAAGCGTTTCGCGGCGCTGGAGGAGGGGGAAGCGGCCCTGGCCACTTCCAGCGGGATGGCGGCGATCTTTTATGCCATCGCCAATGCCGCCGAGGCGGGGGACAACATCGTCTGCGCTTCGCAGCTCTACGGCGGCACGCTGACCCAGGCGGCCCATACCCTGAAGCGTTTCGGCATTGAGGCGCGCTTTTTTGATGTCCACACCCCCGACGCCGTCGAGAAGCTGGTGGACGAAAAAACGAAGGTGATCTTTTTCGAAACCCTCACCAACCCCAGCATCGACGTGGCGGACATCGATGCCATCGTCGCCATTGCCGACAGGCACGGCATCGTGACCGTGGTGGACAACACCGTCGCCACGCCGATTCTCTGCCAGCCTCTCAAACACGGGGTCGACGTGGTGGTCCACAGTGCCAGCAAATATACGACGGGGCAGGGGCTGGCCATCGGCGGCATTCTGGTGGAGCGCAAAGGGCTGCGCGACAAACTCAAAGCCAACCCCCGCTATCCCCAATTCAACGAACCCGATGAAAGTTACCACGGCCTGGTCTACCTGGATGTGCCGCTGCCTCCCTATACGCTGCGGGCGCGGCTGAGCCTGCTGCGGGACCTGGGTGCGGTGGTTTCGCCTTTCAACAGCTGGCTCTTCATCCAGGGCATCGAAACGCTGCCCATCCGCATGCCGGTGCACTCCGGAAACGCCCAGAAGGTGGCGGAGTTTCTGGCGGGCCATCCCAGGGTGGTGAAGGTCAACTACCCGGGGCTTCCCAACGACCCCAACCATGCCATGGCGATGAAATATTTCAAAGACGGCATGTGCAGCGGTTTGCTCAGTTTCGAGGTGGCCGACTTCGAAACCGCCAGGCAGGTGGTGGACAGGACGACCATCTTCTCCCTGGTGGTCAACATCGGCGACAGCAAAAGCATCATCACCCATCCGGCGAGCACGACCCATCAGCAGCTCAGCGATGAAGAGATGGAGGCGTGCGGGGTGAAACCGGGACTGATCCGCCTGAGCATCGGCCTGGAGGATGCCGACGATTTGATCGCCGATTTGAAGCAGGCACTGGAAGGATAA
- the xseB gene encoding exodeoxyribonuclease VII small subunit: MEKTQDFESRIEAAKKIMEQLMDPEIPLQKSVKLYKEGMALLKEAGKILEEAKLEVETIEKSQIDETEQEEPF, translated from the coding sequence ATGGAAAAGACGCAGGATTTCGAAAGCCGAATCGAAGCGGCGAAGAAGATCATGGAGCAGCTGATGGACCCGGAGATTCCTTTACAAAAGAGTGTCAAACTCTACAAGGAGGGGATGGCGCTGCTCAAAGAAGCGGGCAAAATTCTCGAAGAGGCGAAGCTGGAGGTGGAGACGATCGAAAAGTCCCAGATCGACGAAACAGAGCAAGAGGAGCCGTTTTGA
- a CDS encoding DUF4136 domain-containing protein — protein sequence MRKNLFAVVMMIGIMLFSGCSTKVYTTSPMPQPAEKGVKKKVALFSLHNYTDTPDAGKRAANIVEGVLLAKGYEVASHISEGEVSQSKAIAEAASEGDDYVLLGGVSEWRYKTGIDGEPAVSLHMKLIDPKTGKVVWSATASGNDWGNASIGTTAQQMIEEMVAK from the coding sequence ATGCGCAAAAATCTCTTCGCCGTCGTTATGATGATCGGTATCATGTTGTTTTCCGGATGCTCTACAAAGGTCTACACGACCTCCCCGATGCCACAGCCCGCTGAAAAAGGTGTGAAGAAAAAAGTCGCACTTTTTTCCCTTCACAATTATACCGATACCCCTGATGCCGGCAAACGAGCGGCAAATATCGTTGAAGGGGTGCTCCTCGCGAAAGGGTACGAAGTCGCCAGCCACATTTCGGAAGGGGAGGTTTCTCAGTCCAAGGCGATCGCCGAGGCGGCATCCGAAGGGGATGATTATGTGCTTCTCGGCGGCGTGAGTGAATGGCGTTACAAAACGGGCATAGACGGAGAACCCGCCGTCAGCCTTCATATGAAACTGATCGACCCGAAAACGGGAAAAGTGGTCTGGAGTGCGACCGCATCGGGCAACGATTGGGGGAATGCCTCCATCGGTACGACGGCCCAGCAGATGATCGAAGAGATGGTCGCCAAGTAA
- the gatA gene encoding Asp-tRNA(Asn)/Glu-tRNA(Gln) amidotransferase subunit GatA has protein sequence MMTLKEALGLSAEERKGLKEALKEKIEAKKELNAYIALDEAGEGVPLLIKDNIQVKGWNVTAASNILQGYVAPYDATVIEKVKAAGLAPFGRANMDEFAMGSSTETSFYGKTLNPHDPQRVPGGSSGGSAAAVGAGVAIAALGSDTGGSIRQPAAFCGIVGMKPTYGRVSRWGLGAYSSSLDQIGPMTQNVEDAAILYDIISGHDHRDSTSADVDYTPVAPNLNPGRKLTIAVVDNYVKDASPEVQKAYDKAIEALKSEGHTIVHKEMMGAKYDIAAYYIIATAEASANLSRYDGIRYGNRAKDVKDLKELYIKTRSEGFGEEVKRRILLGSFVLSSGYYDAYYLKAQKVRHLIKDEFEAVFEEADLILSPVAPTPAFKFGEMADPLQMYLSDVYTVGVNLAGLPAISLPIDKTDDGLPVGLQLIGRHFDEQTVFDGAMSLEKAVGYSK, from the coding sequence ATGATGACGTTGAAAGAGGCGCTGGGCCTTTCTGCCGAGGAGCGCAAAGGGCTGAAGGAGGCGCTGAAAGAGAAGATCGAAGCGAAAAAGGAACTCAACGCCTATATCGCCCTCGATGAAGCGGGGGAGGGGGTGCCGCTGCTCATCAAGGACAATATCCAGGTGAAGGGGTGGAACGTCACCGCCGCCAGCAATATTCTGCAGGGATACGTGGCGCCGTATGACGCGACGGTTATCGAAAAGGTCAAGGCGGCGGGACTGGCGCCTTTCGGGCGGGCCAACATGGACGAGTTTGCGATGGGGAGCTCCACCGAAACCAGTTTCTACGGCAAAACACTCAACCCCCATGACCCCCAGCGGGTTCCCGGCGGCAGTTCAGGCGGATCGGCGGCGGCGGTGGGTGCCGGCGTGGCCATCGCGGCGCTGGGAAGCGACACGGGCGGCTCCATCCGCCAGCCCGCGGCCTTCTGCGGCATCGTGGGCATGAAGCCGACCTACGGCCGCGTCAGCCGCTGGGGGCTGGGGGCCTACAGCTCCAGTCTGGATCAGATCGGGCCGATGACGCAGAATGTGGAAGATGCGGCGATCCTCTACGACATCATCAGCGGCCACGACCATCGCGACAGTACGAGCGCGGACGTCGACTACACGCCCGTGGCGCCCAACCTGAATCCGGGGCGCAAACTCACGATCGCCGTGGTGGACAACTATGTCAAAGACGCGAGCCCTGAGGTGCAAAAAGCCTATGACAAGGCGATCGAAGCGTTGAAGTCGGAAGGCCACACCATCGTCCACAAAGAGATGATGGGAGCCAAATACGACATTGCCGCCTACTACATCATCGCCACCGCCGAAGCGAGCGCGAACCTGAGCCGCTACGACGGTATCCGCTACGGCAACCGCGCCAAAGATGTGAAGGATCTGAAGGAGCTCTACATCAAAACCCGCAGCGAAGGCTTCGGAGAAGAGGTGAAACGGCGGATTCTTCTGGGTAGCTTCGTCCTCTCCAGCGGCTATTACGACGCCTACTACCTCAAAGCCCAGAAGGTGCGCCATCTCATCAAAGACGAGTTCGAGGCGGTCTTCGAAGAGGCGGATCTCATTTTAAGCCCCGTGGCGCCCACGCCCGCTTTCAAATTCGGTGAAATGGCCGACCCGCTGCAGATGTACCTGAGCGACGTCTACACCGTCGGCGTCAACCTGGCCGGCCTGCCCGCCATCAGCCTGCCGATAGACAAAACCGACGACGGCCTGCCCGTGGGGCTGCAGCTCATCGGCCGCCATTTCGACGAGCAGACCGTTTTCGACGGGGCTATGAGCCTTGAAAAAGCGGTCGGGTATTCAAAGTAG
- a CDS encoding carbon-nitrogen hydrolase family protein, producing MIRIAALQMPTQGMDPTLLEQYFKTAKAKEARLLLLGEYVLNHFFKELETMPINMIKDQSDHHLAMIKAFSKAYDMVVVAPLVQVKHRRCYKTIVKVTPKSTHTYYQQILIDYGHWNEAAFFANEVKPLEDPLVFNHEGVRFGVIGGFEVHFNPFFDRLNARDVDVLLLPTAATFDSHNRWREILKTRAFLHNIYILRANRVGEYLDKEVKWRFYGDSMLIDPMGEVQQVLEDKEAMMVVEIDRKEVRLAKRLWGFEKQLKIRRKSIENL from the coding sequence TTGATCCGTATCGCCGCACTGCAGATGCCGACCCAGGGCATGGACCCGACGCTGCTGGAACAGTACTTCAAAACCGCCAAAGCCAAAGAGGCTCGGCTGCTTCTGCTGGGAGAGTATGTGCTCAACCACTTTTTCAAAGAGCTGGAGACGATGCCGATCAATATGATCAAAGACCAGAGCGACCACCATCTGGCGATGATCAAAGCCTTCAGCAAAGCCTACGATATGGTCGTCGTGGCGCCGCTGGTGCAGGTGAAGCACCGCCGTTGCTACAAAACCATCGTCAAAGTGACCCCGAAAAGCACCCACACCTATTATCAGCAGATCCTCATCGACTATGGCCACTGGAACGAAGCGGCCTTTTTCGCCAACGAAGTCAAACCGCTGGAAGATCCGCTGGTTTTCAACCACGAAGGGGTCCGTTTCGGTGTCATCGGCGGTTTCGAAGTCCACTTCAACCCCTTTTTCGACCGCCTCAATGCCAGGGACGTGGATGTGCTGCTCCTTCCCACCGCCGCGACCTTCGACTCCCACAACCGGTGGCGGGAGATCCTCAAAACCCGGGCTTTTCTGCACAACATCTACATCCTCCGCGCCAACCGTGTCGGAGAGTACCTGGACAAAGAGGTCAAATGGCGCTTCTACGGCGACTCCATGCTCATCGATCCGATGGGTGAGGTGCAACAGGTCCTGGAGGACAAAGAGGCGATGATGGTTGTAGAAATCGACCGGAAAGAGGTGCGCCTCGCCAAACGGCTATGGGGTTTCGAGAAGCAGTTGAAGATTCGTAGGAAAAGTATTGAAAATCTATGA